In one window of Erythrolamprus reginae isolate rEryReg1 chromosome 1, rEryReg1.hap1, whole genome shotgun sequence DNA:
- the NHSL1 gene encoding NHS-like protein 1 isoform X3 — MKQESSSKSLRFKSNPGSLSRAVSWINFSTLSKQTKRLFRSDGELTSICGDQEEEDENWIYRPQHRNAVSNLDEESRWAVHYTAPWHQQENVFLPSTRPPCVEELHRQAKLNLKSVLRECDKLRRDGYRSSQYYSQGPTFSSSSNTIYGSYQDDYEEIEHKCSTPSPEEEKLIPVKRPKTPTPDELSDINTQTNWTKSLPLPTPEEKMRQQAQAIPTDVIPINVTGENFDRQASIRRSLIYTDTVVRRPKKMKRRKTITGVPDNIQRELVGNGKYDIRGHSLYVPDHYSTLGRLESCQSSMQQCGTKDSSCQTEDVKVVPPSVRRIRAQKGQGIAAQMSQLSNSSGNMSVMSDSAGVMSSSRLNNDLGFHSLPRSGARVSLQLLERRHSLSKPTESGPLLHHVGVWQGNERVDDMRNGCRINGLQRPKSQELNSENGKTEGTSCMISPHVAYSTIVTPNASLSSSSDVMNNNPAENSETLDRKMMNSPLYLKPRDNLVGNGTINSRERRHSSNGTWSDTSSTHHSHSSDTTISSNGVMVFVSFCDTGTTESIPQNVTYNFRNNHQLSSHSHDINGRSEPSYPVDTLQDKVKQNAKHRGFKHCGNDTITLHMSKSANPDCSSSDTLERTLAKEDSHSLYSVDSDVYYPSMHVDSDAQSVKSCSENGFANPRHSVINVFSGTEKKSLEDFNDKSLTRSISLKKAKKPPLPPSRTDSLRRIPKNKPQSSGQVLDDKLIASLQHSLQLNLQCKNGSSPSQSPCSDYDDPWVLRSRSQSTVSASSSMMSATGLNMYSICAVTPAQSDTSSIKSEYTDQWCYYSDYPGTPDDHLKPTAIHSSNTVPKLIDYNIGHLSEGSRASIPQVPSGAAKTKAISPEKSQRVTSPSSGYSSQSNTPTALTPVPVILKSMSTGNAKSKMKPRVPERKSSLLSSVSVSSSSTSLSSNTSAEGTVKKPDPTLSFPPVTSSSLLSPDSSDPLLLPPPPPPLTDVTDLPRSPESPSFPPPPPDVVVNTPFPQNLGWFKHQDASNHSSHYSLLPESPHHLPPTFPTSVPPPAPPLDPKFMRDGHKPYSFKKHNLEGSCNNAKQPLSKDDPPRPAMPLITTEALQMVQLRSVKKAKKSEVEQTEESASKASPRGGNQDSFSAELPFKSHLSGGYSDMLDAVGGEAQRASVCCPNSRRSEPISAKMPRNAISTINSFARESQRDKAGEAVVQNQDSRSNRACASLQEQSGFLSKPQDISPNKKPPPVSKKPKLFLIVPPPQPDVTTEKIAVGETAKSIPSTTRKDAEIAQYSQVNSYPTDGFGSYEMESNNLVSEGGTAGLMSCETRVSILQPRQEETASSCERSTPDKNVDSISGAEEQFSQEDESSEAIEADAAASFLLQSPSYGEGSEIMAVPSRPRTTEDLFAAIHRSKRKVLGRKDSEEDHAVNHSPSPPVTPTGSSPNLLSPKQAGSIQRNIRKSSTSNDNFKALLLKKGSRSDTSSRMSAAEMLKNTDPRFQRAKVDSVGDLSESLAVDSPTKTKRPQEEWAKSEGLMPRSLSLSSTRYSRSRTPPSAASSKYSARNRIQSSPMTVIREGDVEVVESAENRTRRFSEEEPPDVFESDDTDSNENRESTEEDNMLKDLLS, encoded by the exons TGTTCAACTCCTTCTCCTGAGGAGGAGAAGCTTATTCCTGTCAAAAGACCCAAAACACCAACTCCTGATGAATTATCTGACATCAACACTCAGACAAATTGGACCAAGTCACTTCCACTGCCAACTCCAGAGGAAAAGATGCGACAACAGGCTCAGGCAATCCCAACTGATGTTATCCCTATTAATGTAACAG GGGAGAATTTTGACCGCCAAGCCAGCATACGGAGGTCTTTGATTTACACAGACACTGTGGTAAGGCGGCCGAAGAAAATGAAAAGGAGAAAGACTATTACAGGAGTCCCTGACAACATCCAAAGAGAGCTAG TTGGCAATGGCAAATATGACATCCGGGGCCATTCACTGTATGTCCCTGATCATTATTCTACACTAGGAAGACTTGAGAGCTGCCAGTCTTCTATGCAACAGTGTGGCACCAAAGACTCCAGCTGTCAGACGGAAGACGTTAAAGTGGTGCCACCTTCAGTTAGGCGAATCCGTGCACAGAAAGGTCAAGGAATTGCAGCCCAGATGTCACAGCTTTCCAACTCTTCTGGAAACATGTCTGTGATGAGTGATTCTGCTGGAGTCATGTCTTCTTCTCGCCTAAACAATGACCTGGGCTTTCACAGTCTACCTCGGTCTGGAGCAAGAGTATCCCTACAGTTACTTGAACGTAGGCATAGCCTGTCCAAGCCAACAGAAAGTGGACCTTTGTTACATCATGTAGGTGTGTGGCAAGGGAATGAAAGAGTAGATGATATGAGAAATGGCTGTAGGATAAATGGGCTACAGAGGCCGAAATCTCAAGAATTAAACTCTGAGAATGGGAAAACAGAAGGCACATCATGTATGATCTCTCCACATGTTGCATATTCTACCATCGTCACACCAAATGCTTCCCTATCATCCTCTTCGGATGTTATGAATAACAACCCAGCAGAGAATTCCGAGACACTAGATAGGAAAATGATGAACTCTCCTTTGTATCTAAAGCCTAGAGACAATCTTGTTGGCAATGGTACGATAAACTCAAGAGAGCGGCGTCATTCTTCTAATGGTACCTGGAGTGACACCAGCTCAACGCATCACTCACATTCCTCAGACACCACTATCTCATCCAACGGTGTAATGGTCTTTGTGTCCTTTTGTGATACAGGGACTACAGAAAGTATCCCCCAAAATGTGACCTATAATTTTAGGAACAATCACCAATTGTCAAGCCATTCTCATGACATCAACGGTAGAAGTGAACCAAGTTACCCTGTGGATACCCTACAGGACAAAGTTAAACAAAATGCAAAGCACCGTGGATTCAAACATTGTGGAAATGACACCATCACCTTACATATGTCAAAAAGTGCCAATCCAGATTGCTCCAGCTCTGACACCCTTGAAAGAACCTTAGCTAAAGAAGACTCACATTCTTTATATTCTGTGGACAGTGATGTCTATTACCCTTCTATGCATGTGGATTCGGATGCCCAGTCTGTTAAAAGCTGCAGTGAAAACGGCTTTGCAAATCCCAGGCATAGTGTCATTAATGTGTTTTCTGGAACCGAGAAGAAATCCCTGGAAGATTTCAATGACAAGTCACTCACACGTAGCATCTccttaaaaaaggcaaaaaagccACCTCTCCCACCATCCAGAACGGATTCTCTTAGAAGAATCCCCAAGAACAAACCTCAGTCCAGCGGACAAGTCCTGGATGATAAGCTGATAGCTAGCCTTCAACATTCCTTGCAACTGAACCTCCAGTGCAAAAATGGCAGCTCGCCTTCACAAAGTCCCTGCAGCGATTATGACGACCCTTGGGTGCTGCGGTCTCGTAGCCAGAGCACGGTGAGTGCCAGTAGCAGCATGATGTCTGCCACAGGACTGAACATGTACTCCATCTGCGCAGTCACGCCAGCCCAGAGTGACACCAGTAGCATCAAATCAGAATACACCGACCAGTGGTGTTACTACAGTGATTATCCTGGGACTCCAGATGACCATTTAAAACCCACAGCAATTCATTCCTCTAACACTGTACCAAAGCTAATTGATTATAATATCGGTCACCTTAGTGAGGGGTCAAGGGCTTCTATACCACAAGTGCCCTCTGGAGCGGCCAAAACGAAAGCGATTTCTCCAGAAAAATCGCAGAGAGTGACATCGCCCTCTAGTGGGTACTCTAGCCAGTCCAACACGCCCACAGCACTTACACCAGTGCCTGTCATTCTAAAGTCTATGTCAACGGGAAATGCAAAGTCCAAGATGAAGCCTAGAGTGCCTGAAAGGAAATCAAGTCTACTGTCTTCAGTTTCAGtgtcttcctcttccacctccctCTCATCAAATACATCCGCTGAAGGGACTGTGAAGAAACCTGATCCTACCCTCAGCTTCCCTCCGGTTACATCATCGTCGCTACTATCTCCAGATTCCAGTgaccctcttcttctccctcctccaccacctccactAACAGATGTTACTGATCTTCCCCGGTCACCCGAATCCCCAAGTTTTCCACCTCCTCCCCCAGATGTTGTTGTAAACACTCCTTTTCCTCAGAACCTCGGATGGTTTAAACATCAAGATGCTTCAAATCACTCTTCTCATTATTCGTTGCTTCCCGAGTCGCCTCATCACCTCCCGCCCACTTTCCCAACTTCAGTTCCTCCCCCGGCCCCACCCTTGGACCCCAAATTCATGAGAGATGGCCATAAGCCATACTCTTTCAAGAAACACAATTTGGAAGGCTCTTGCAACAATGCAAAACAGCCCTTAAGTAAGGACGATCCCCCAAGGCCTGCAATGCCGCTAATAACTACCGAAGCTCTCCAGATGGTACAGCTGAGGTCGGTGAAGAAAGCTAAGAAGTCAGAGGTTGAGCAGACAGAGGAGTCTGCTTCCAAAGCAAGTCCTCGGGGGGGAAACCAGGATTCTTTTTCTGCTGAGTTGCCTTTCAAATCACATTTGTCAGGAGGATACAGTGACATGCTGGATGCAGTTGGGGGTGAAGCCCAGAGAGCTTCTGTTTGTTGCCCAAATAGCAGAAGGTCTGAACCTATCAGTGCTAAAATGCCCAGAAATGCAATCAGCACAATTAACTCATTCGCCAGAGAGTCACAACGAGACAAAGCTGGAGAGGCTGTGGTGCAGAACCAAGACTCTCGTAGTAATCGTGCATGTGCATCCCTTCAGGAACAATCTGGATTTCTCAGCAAGCCTCAGGATATATCGCCAAACAAGAAGCCACCGCCTGTTTCAAAGAAACCCAAACTGTTCCTGATCGTGCCACCCCCACAGCCTGATGTTACAACGGAGAAAATAGCTGTGGGTGAAACAGCAAAAAGCATTCCAAGCACAACTAGGAAGGATGCTGAAATTGCACAGTACAGCCAGGTTAACAGTTATCCTACGGATGGATTCGGTTCCTATGAAATGGAGTCTAACAATCTTGTCTCAGAAGGAGGAACTGCGGGTCTTATGTCCTGTGAAACCAGGGTGTCTATTCTGCAGCCCCGGCAGGAGGAGACGGCTTCCTCATGTGAACGAAGCACTCCAGACAAAAATGTAGACAGCATCTCTGGAGCAGAGGAGCAGTTTTCTCAAGAGGATGAAAGTT CTGAAGCAATAGAAGCAGACGCAGCAGCCAGCTTTTTGCTACAGAGCCCAAGCTATGGGGAAGGCAGTGAGATCATGGCAGTGCCAAGTCGACCAAGGACGACTGAGGATCTTTTTGCAGCCATTCACAG ATCCAAAAGGAAAGTCCTTGGCCGCAAAGATTCTGAGGAAGATCACGCTGTAAATCATTCTCCATCACCCCCAGTTACACCTACCGGTTCTTCCCCAAACCTGCTTTCCCCAAAGCAGGCCGGTTCGATTCAGAGAAATATCCGCAAGAGCAGCACCAGCAACGACAACTTCAAAGCGCTGCTTCTTAAAAAAGGGAGCCGCTCCGACACCAGTTCTCGTATGTCCGCCGCAGAGATGCTAAAGAATACAGACCCAAGATTTCAGAGAGCTAAAGTAGATTCTGTCGGAGATCTGAGCGAGAGCCTAGCGGTGGATTCACCGACCAAGACCAAAAGGCCCCAGGAGGAATGGGCCAAGAGTGAAGGCTTGATGCCAAGGAGCCTGTCTCTATCCAGCACAAGATACAGCAGATCTCGAACCCCGCCCTCTGCCGCAAGCAGCAAGTATAGTGCTCGAAACCGGATCCAGAGTAGCCCCATGACTGTTATCCGTGAGGGTGATGTAGAAGTAGTTGAATCTGCAGAAAACAGAACTCGTAGGTTTTCAGAAGAAGAACCACCCGATGTCTTTGAGAGTGACGATACAGATAGTAATGAAAATAGAGAGTCTACTGAGGAGGACAATATGCTCAAGGACTTGTTATCTTAA
- the NHSL1 gene encoding NHS-like protein 1 isoform X2 yields the protein MKQESSSKSLRFKSNPGSLSRAVSWINFSTLSKQTKRLFRSDGELTSICGDQEEEDENWIYRPQHRNGDAVSNLDEESRWAVHYTAPWHQQENVFLPSTRPPCVEELHRQAKLNLKSVLRECDKLRRDGYRSSQYYSQGPTFSSSSNTIYGSYQDDYEEIEHKCSTPSPEEEKLIPVKRPKTPTPDELSDINTQTNWTKSLPLPTPEEKMRQQAQAIPTDVIPINVTGENFDRQASIRRSLIYTDTVVRRPKKMKRRKTITGVPDNIQRELVGNGKYDIRGHSLYVPDHYSTLGRLESCQSSMQQCGTKDSSCQTEDVKVVPPSVRRIRAQKGQGIAAQMSQLSNSSGNMSVMSDSAGVMSSSRLNNDLGFHSLPRSGARVSLQLLERRHSLSKPTESGPLLHHVGVWQGNERVDDMRNGCRINGLQRPKSQELNSENGKTEGTSCMISPHVAYSTIVTPNASLSSSSDVMNNNPAENSETLDRKMMNSPLYLKPRDNLVGNGTINSRERRHSSNGTWSDTSSTHHSHSSDTTISSNGVMVFVSFCDTGTTESIPQNVTYNFRNNHQLSSHSHDINGRSEPSYPVDTLQDKVKQNAKHRGFKHCGNDTITLHMSKSANPDCSSSDTLERTLAKEDSHSLYSVDSDVYYPSMHVDSDAQSVKSCSENGFANPRHSVINVFSGTEKKSLEDFNDKSLTRSISLKKAKKPPLPPSRTDSLRRIPKNKPQSSGQVLDDKLIASLQHSLQLNLQCKNGSSPSQSPCSDYDDPWVLRSRSQSTVSASSSMMSATGLNMYSICAVTPAQSDTSSIKSEYTDQWCYYSDYPGTPDDHLKPTAIHSSNTVPKLIDYNIGHLSEGSRASIPQVPSGAAKTKAISPEKSQRVTSPSSGYSSQSNTPTALTPVPVILKSMSTGNAKSKMKPRVPERKSSLLSSVSVSSSSTSLSSNTSAEGTVKKPDPTLSFPPVTSSSLLSPDSSDPLLLPPPPPPLTDVTDLPRSPESPSFPPPPPDVVVNTPFPQNLGWFKHQDASNHSSHYSLLPESPHHLPPTFPTSVPPPAPPLDPKFMRDGHKPYSFKKHNLEGSCNNAKQPLSKDDPPRPAMPLITTEALQMVQLRSVKKAKKSEVEQTEESASKASPRGGNQDSFSAELPFKSHLSGGYSDMLDAVGGEAQRASVCCPNSRRSEPISAKMPRNAISTINSFARESQRDKAGEAVVQNQDSRSNRACASLQEQSGFLSKPQDISPNKKPPPVSKKPKLFLIVPPPQPDVTTEKIAVGETAKSIPSTTRKDAEIAQYSQVNSYPTDGFGSYEMESNNLVSEGGTAGLMSCETRVSILQPRQEETASSCERSTPDKNVDSISGAEEQFSQEDESSEAIEADAAASFLLQSPSYGEGSEIMAVPSRPRTTEDLFAAIHRSKRKVLGRKDSEEDHAVNHSPSPPVTPTGSSPNLLSPKQAGSIQRNIRKSSTSNDNFKALLLKKGSRSDTSSRMSAAEMLKNTDPRFQRAKVDSVGDLSESLAVDSPTKTKRPQEEWAKSEGLMPRSLSLSSTRYSRSRTPPSAASSKYSARNRIQSSPMTVIREGDVEVVESAENRTRRFSEEEPPDVFESDDTDSNENRESTEEDNMLKDLLS from the exons TGTTCAACTCCTTCTCCTGAGGAGGAGAAGCTTATTCCTGTCAAAAGACCCAAAACACCAACTCCTGATGAATTATCTGACATCAACACTCAGACAAATTGGACCAAGTCACTTCCACTGCCAACTCCAGAGGAAAAGATGCGACAACAGGCTCAGGCAATCCCAACTGATGTTATCCCTATTAATGTAACAG GGGAGAATTTTGACCGCCAAGCCAGCATACGGAGGTCTTTGATTTACACAGACACTGTGGTAAGGCGGCCGAAGAAAATGAAAAGGAGAAAGACTATTACAGGAGTCCCTGACAACATCCAAAGAGAGCTAG TTGGCAATGGCAAATATGACATCCGGGGCCATTCACTGTATGTCCCTGATCATTATTCTACACTAGGAAGACTTGAGAGCTGCCAGTCTTCTATGCAACAGTGTGGCACCAAAGACTCCAGCTGTCAGACGGAAGACGTTAAAGTGGTGCCACCTTCAGTTAGGCGAATCCGTGCACAGAAAGGTCAAGGAATTGCAGCCCAGATGTCACAGCTTTCCAACTCTTCTGGAAACATGTCTGTGATGAGTGATTCTGCTGGAGTCATGTCTTCTTCTCGCCTAAACAATGACCTGGGCTTTCACAGTCTACCTCGGTCTGGAGCAAGAGTATCCCTACAGTTACTTGAACGTAGGCATAGCCTGTCCAAGCCAACAGAAAGTGGACCTTTGTTACATCATGTAGGTGTGTGGCAAGGGAATGAAAGAGTAGATGATATGAGAAATGGCTGTAGGATAAATGGGCTACAGAGGCCGAAATCTCAAGAATTAAACTCTGAGAATGGGAAAACAGAAGGCACATCATGTATGATCTCTCCACATGTTGCATATTCTACCATCGTCACACCAAATGCTTCCCTATCATCCTCTTCGGATGTTATGAATAACAACCCAGCAGAGAATTCCGAGACACTAGATAGGAAAATGATGAACTCTCCTTTGTATCTAAAGCCTAGAGACAATCTTGTTGGCAATGGTACGATAAACTCAAGAGAGCGGCGTCATTCTTCTAATGGTACCTGGAGTGACACCAGCTCAACGCATCACTCACATTCCTCAGACACCACTATCTCATCCAACGGTGTAATGGTCTTTGTGTCCTTTTGTGATACAGGGACTACAGAAAGTATCCCCCAAAATGTGACCTATAATTTTAGGAACAATCACCAATTGTCAAGCCATTCTCATGACATCAACGGTAGAAGTGAACCAAGTTACCCTGTGGATACCCTACAGGACAAAGTTAAACAAAATGCAAAGCACCGTGGATTCAAACATTGTGGAAATGACACCATCACCTTACATATGTCAAAAAGTGCCAATCCAGATTGCTCCAGCTCTGACACCCTTGAAAGAACCTTAGCTAAAGAAGACTCACATTCTTTATATTCTGTGGACAGTGATGTCTATTACCCTTCTATGCATGTGGATTCGGATGCCCAGTCTGTTAAAAGCTGCAGTGAAAACGGCTTTGCAAATCCCAGGCATAGTGTCATTAATGTGTTTTCTGGAACCGAGAAGAAATCCCTGGAAGATTTCAATGACAAGTCACTCACACGTAGCATCTccttaaaaaaggcaaaaaagccACCTCTCCCACCATCCAGAACGGATTCTCTTAGAAGAATCCCCAAGAACAAACCTCAGTCCAGCGGACAAGTCCTGGATGATAAGCTGATAGCTAGCCTTCAACATTCCTTGCAACTGAACCTCCAGTGCAAAAATGGCAGCTCGCCTTCACAAAGTCCCTGCAGCGATTATGACGACCCTTGGGTGCTGCGGTCTCGTAGCCAGAGCACGGTGAGTGCCAGTAGCAGCATGATGTCTGCCACAGGACTGAACATGTACTCCATCTGCGCAGTCACGCCAGCCCAGAGTGACACCAGTAGCATCAAATCAGAATACACCGACCAGTGGTGTTACTACAGTGATTATCCTGGGACTCCAGATGACCATTTAAAACCCACAGCAATTCATTCCTCTAACACTGTACCAAAGCTAATTGATTATAATATCGGTCACCTTAGTGAGGGGTCAAGGGCTTCTATACCACAAGTGCCCTCTGGAGCGGCCAAAACGAAAGCGATTTCTCCAGAAAAATCGCAGAGAGTGACATCGCCCTCTAGTGGGTACTCTAGCCAGTCCAACACGCCCACAGCACTTACACCAGTGCCTGTCATTCTAAAGTCTATGTCAACGGGAAATGCAAAGTCCAAGATGAAGCCTAGAGTGCCTGAAAGGAAATCAAGTCTACTGTCTTCAGTTTCAGtgtcttcctcttccacctccctCTCATCAAATACATCCGCTGAAGGGACTGTGAAGAAACCTGATCCTACCCTCAGCTTCCCTCCGGTTACATCATCGTCGCTACTATCTCCAGATTCCAGTgaccctcttcttctccctcctccaccacctccactAACAGATGTTACTGATCTTCCCCGGTCACCCGAATCCCCAAGTTTTCCACCTCCTCCCCCAGATGTTGTTGTAAACACTCCTTTTCCTCAGAACCTCGGATGGTTTAAACATCAAGATGCTTCAAATCACTCTTCTCATTATTCGTTGCTTCCCGAGTCGCCTCATCACCTCCCGCCCACTTTCCCAACTTCAGTTCCTCCCCCGGCCCCACCCTTGGACCCCAAATTCATGAGAGATGGCCATAAGCCATACTCTTTCAAGAAACACAATTTGGAAGGCTCTTGCAACAATGCAAAACAGCCCTTAAGTAAGGACGATCCCCCAAGGCCTGCAATGCCGCTAATAACTACCGAAGCTCTCCAGATGGTACAGCTGAGGTCGGTGAAGAAAGCTAAGAAGTCAGAGGTTGAGCAGACAGAGGAGTCTGCTTCCAAAGCAAGTCCTCGGGGGGGAAACCAGGATTCTTTTTCTGCTGAGTTGCCTTTCAAATCACATTTGTCAGGAGGATACAGTGACATGCTGGATGCAGTTGGGGGTGAAGCCCAGAGAGCTTCTGTTTGTTGCCCAAATAGCAGAAGGTCTGAACCTATCAGTGCTAAAATGCCCAGAAATGCAATCAGCACAATTAACTCATTCGCCAGAGAGTCACAACGAGACAAAGCTGGAGAGGCTGTGGTGCAGAACCAAGACTCTCGTAGTAATCGTGCATGTGCATCCCTTCAGGAACAATCTGGATTTCTCAGCAAGCCTCAGGATATATCGCCAAACAAGAAGCCACCGCCTGTTTCAAAGAAACCCAAACTGTTCCTGATCGTGCCACCCCCACAGCCTGATGTTACAACGGAGAAAATAGCTGTGGGTGAAACAGCAAAAAGCATTCCAAGCACAACTAGGAAGGATGCTGAAATTGCACAGTACAGCCAGGTTAACAGTTATCCTACGGATGGATTCGGTTCCTATGAAATGGAGTCTAACAATCTTGTCTCAGAAGGAGGAACTGCGGGTCTTATGTCCTGTGAAACCAGGGTGTCTATTCTGCAGCCCCGGCAGGAGGAGACGGCTTCCTCATGTGAACGAAGCACTCCAGACAAAAATGTAGACAGCATCTCTGGAGCAGAGGAGCAGTTTTCTCAAGAGGATGAAAGTT CTGAAGCAATAGAAGCAGACGCAGCAGCCAGCTTTTTGCTACAGAGCCCAAGCTATGGGGAAGGCAGTGAGATCATGGCAGTGCCAAGTCGACCAAGGACGACTGAGGATCTTTTTGCAGCCATTCACAG ATCCAAAAGGAAAGTCCTTGGCCGCAAAGATTCTGAGGAAGATCACGCTGTAAATCATTCTCCATCACCCCCAGTTACACCTACCGGTTCTTCCCCAAACCTGCTTTCCCCAAAGCAGGCCGGTTCGATTCAGAGAAATATCCGCAAGAGCAGCACCAGCAACGACAACTTCAAAGCGCTGCTTCTTAAAAAAGGGAGCCGCTCCGACACCAGTTCTCGTATGTCCGCCGCAGAGATGCTAAAGAATACAGACCCAAGATTTCAGAGAGCTAAAGTAGATTCTGTCGGAGATCTGAGCGAGAGCCTAGCGGTGGATTCACCGACCAAGACCAAAAGGCCCCAGGAGGAATGGGCCAAGAGTGAAGGCTTGATGCCAAGGAGCCTGTCTCTATCCAGCACAAGATACAGCAGATCTCGAACCCCGCCCTCTGCCGCAAGCAGCAAGTATAGTGCTCGAAACCGGATCCAGAGTAGCCCCATGACTGTTATCCGTGAGGGTGATGTAGAAGTAGTTGAATCTGCAGAAAACAGAACTCGTAGGTTTTCAGAAGAAGAACCACCCGATGTCTTTGAGAGTGACGATACAGATAGTAATGAAAATAGAGAGTCTACTGAGGAGGACAATATGCTCAAGGACTTGTTATCTTAA